Proteins encoded by one window of Drosophila melanogaster chromosome X:
- the a6 gene encoding a6, isoform A — MNQKHSEPFYISPRLFDNRRLKRRRCRWMERLLEHQRICMARMRDQVALASKTDRQLSHLQRRHVASTLQPDVTIDLLSDDDETPSAGQPAAAGHNRLLIPAPGHRAHRTGRRQAPRRAATHSYPVTDSILITSDDEHNEQEPSSTARVRSQLSMRSPPPLAPLTQSETIEEVTVSLVPRTSTTANCLTRVSGHPKPCRASTAASNGFATAEGGEGGNETGCFLEVDVGGGITATLPDETTVHTVIANRIYELSLSKLREGLAFSGVPEYTNDLMPEQLQKLSPALRAKVAPLVAPSPPTPISLKLSSDLSISLISDEDDCESTGPHVNGGVGTEPVHPVVVAAAEAHAAAKLLKQQQPQLSVVQHLQYVGGGLAAPVALALPVMAANPTSSASVVALPLQLPRRRKLG, encoded by the coding sequence ATGAACCAGAAACATTCCGAACCATTCTACATATCGCCCCGGCTGTTCGACAACCGTCGTCTCAAGCGGCGCCGCTGTCGGTGGATGGAACGCCTGCTTGAGCACCAGCGGATCTGCATGGCCCGGATGCGCGACCAAGTGGCTCTCGCCTCCAAGACTGACCGGCAGCTGTCCCATCTGCAGCGGCGCCATGTCGCCTCCACTTTGCAGCCGGACGTGACCATCGACCTGCTGTCGGATGACGATGAGACCCCATCGGCCGGACAGCCCGCTGCAGCTGGCCACAATCGCCTCCTGATTCCTGCCCCAGGGCACCGAGCACATAGAACGGGCAGAAGGCAGGCGCCGCGCAGAGCTGCCACCCACTCATACCCAGTGACCGACAGCATCCTGATAACCAGCGATGACGAGCACAACGAGCAGGAACCCAGCAGCACGGCAAGAGTGCGCTCCCAGCTCTCCATGCGCTCACCGCCACCGCTCGCACCGCTCACACAGTCGGAGACCATCGAAGAGGTAACTGTTTCGTTGGTGCCGCGCACCTCCACCACTGCCAACTGCCTGACGCGGGTGTCAGGTCACCCCAAGCCGTGTCGAGCGTCGACGGCGGCCAGCAATGGATTCGCCACCGCCGAAGGCGGAGAGGGCGGCAATGAAACGGGCTGTTTTCTGGAGGTGGACGTGGGCGGAGGCATCACAGCCACGCTGCCGGACGAGACGACCGTTCACACGGTCATCGCAAACCGTATTTACGAACTCTCGCTGAGCAAACTACGCGAAGGCCTGGCTTTTAGTGGAGTGCCGGAATACACGAACGACCTGATGCCGGAGCAGCTGCAGAAACTGTCACCGGCATTGCGCGCCAAAGTGGCGCCCTTGGTGGCTCCCTCGCCGCCCACGCCCATCTCCCTAAAACTGTCCAGCGACCTCAGCATATCACTGATCTCAGACGAAGACGATTGCGAAAGCACCGGTCCACATGTCAACGGAGGAGTCGGCACCGAACCGGTGCACCCCGTCGTGGTGGCTGCGGCGGAGGCACACGCTGCCGCCAAGCTGctcaagcagcagcagccacagctcTCGGTGGTGCAGCATCTGCAGTACGTCGGCGGCGGACTCGCAGCTCCAGTGGCTCTTGCCCTTCCGGTGATGGCAGCAAATCCGACCTCGTCTGCTTCCGTTGTTGCcttgccgctgcagctgccgcGGCGCCGAAAACTGGGATGA